The Elephas maximus indicus isolate mEleMax1 chromosome 19, mEleMax1 primary haplotype, whole genome shotgun sequence genome contains a region encoding:
- the PIRT gene encoding phosphoinositide-interacting protein, with product MTMEALPKALEVDERSPESKDLLPSQTASSLCISSRSESVWTTTPRSNWEIYRKPIVIVSVGGAILLFGVVITCLAYTLDLGEKSKTILKMIGPAFLSLGLMMLVCGLVWVPIIKKKQKQRQKSVFFQNLKSFFLKR from the coding sequence ATGACAATGGAGGCTCTCCCCAAGGCCCTGGAGGTCGATGAAAGGTCTCCAGAATCCAAGGATCTGCTGCCCAGCCAGACGGCCAGCTCTCtgtgcatcagctccaggagtgAGTCTGTCTGGACCACCACCCCCAGGAGTAACTGGGAAATCTACCGCAAGCCCATTGTCATCGTGTCCGTGGGAGGTGCCATCCTGCTCTTTGGTGTGGTCATCACCTGCTTGGCCTACACCCTGGACCTGGGGGAGAAGAGCAAGACCATCCTCAAGATGATAGGGCCTGCCTTCCTGTCCCTGGGACTCATGATGCTGGTGTGCGGGCTGGTGTGGGTGCCCATCATCAAAAAGAAGCAGAAGCAGAGACAGAAGTCTGTTTTCTTCCAGAACCTCAAGTCCTTTTTCCTGAAACGCTGA